From a single Streptomyces sp. NBC_01264 genomic region:
- a CDS encoding SCO1431 family membrane protein: MTAHSAALTTRARNLVRTGGPDDDSSSWLEHVLGWTLVVVVAMFVTQVGWFF, translated from the coding sequence ATGACCGCACACAGCGCCGCCCTGACCACCCGCGCCCGCAACCTGGTCCGCACCGGCGGGCCCGACGACGACTCCTCCTCCTGGCTGGAGCACGTGCTCGGCTGGACCCTGGTCGTGGTGGTGGCCATGTTCGTCACCCAGGTCGGCTGGTTCTTCTAA